The nucleotide window tctctctctctcttttttttttttttttgtagctttATTATCAACCATGCATTGAAATCTATAGACAGTCTACCCAAAGACAGTTCATGACCAAGTCCACTCCTTAGTTTCGAGACTATTTAGATATATTATCTGAAGGATGGATCATCATATCAGGATTTTTGGgtttcatatatgaaaaataaaactCTGATGCGTTTAGAATTAAACGAGGAGATTTCTTTCTGTCCACCATATTCATGCTGAAAAGACTTCCAAtcatttgatattattttttttaatttaatttttattagcgtgaaacatgaaaaaaaataactaaggaaagaaaaaagataaaaagaggaCAAATAACAAGGAGGGAGAAGGGAAAGTAAGCTCTATAGTCTACGTCTTGAGAGGGTGAACTAAAGAAAAGGTTCAGTTACCTATCACCATTTCCTCTTGGCTTAGCATTATCTTTGGTGCGAAGAAGCTTCATAATCTAAGAAGAAGCAAATTAAATATgactatttaaaaaaatataataaaggtGTATGTAACAATTCTGATATAAAGACCCCTAAGAAAATATAGTCATAGAAACTTAACTTATAGAATCAAGTCAAAGCAGCACGAGATTGAAAAGTGGATGCCAACTAGATATTTCATGTTAATATCTCATCTAAAAGTAATATTCCTCCGTTCGAGAATTTAATATTCTTTAACTGACAATTGCTATGAAATAAAAACTAGATAAAGAGTTTCTATATGTATATTTTCATTTCAAACTCATTGAAGGAATATTTTGTTGAACTGATAGCTCatgaattcagcccatagtgggctttaacagCTCACGGTTCATCCCTTTTTTACTTAACCCTAGATCAAattaggaaggtgtgatggttacGATTTTTGGGAGAGAGAAATTATAGCAACGAGGTAGATTTTACTACAGCTATGTCATTCCAAAAATTAGgagaaaaatatagaaaaataagagaaggaaagggaagaagataacgtagagaggctattctcaatcatccaagcagtattgatcagatctacagtagattcttgctCTAATTACTTGAGGAGAATGACGTAATCCTTATATGTcatttattctcttgtgattgttgctagggttttgggcaaaatacTAAGATTTATATGttcattatctctagtttgcctcgtgaTTTTTACCGTTcacgttggaggggttttccatgtaaatcttgatgttatatttaattatgattctatttaatttcGCTACGTGTTATGGCATgttaatatttgttcatatacagaaGTTTAAGGATTTTGTTTGACAAACCTTCAACGTATAAAAATGGGAtacacaaatatttttttatggaaTTCAAGAAAAATTCTCTTGATCAAGTAGTAATTATTGAATTACAACCCCTTAAGGATAACTTATTTCTCTCTTGAAAGACTTGTTATTGAGATCTATTGTAAAAGGTTTTAGGTATGTCACttgggctctctctctctctctctctctctctctctctacatatccCTAGTGTAATTTTGGAGTAAATCTAGCTAAACTAGACTAGACTTGTTATAGCTCGAACATTGGACCAAATATGCTCCGAATCTCTTTAGGTATAGATCAATTTTAATCAAGATTAATCATATACACAACATGGAGTCTTCTAATTTGAACTTAGTTATTAACATTATTATTATGCTGCTGTTGCTGAAGGTGATGGAAGAAAGGGCTTCCGGAAGGTAGCTGGTCAGTGCAGACGCATCAATGGATGTGAGATATGCAcacacaagaaaaacaaaaaagaaaaagagtccCACAACCAACATAAGTGTGAAGCCTGCCGTCGACTAATACGACATTGGCGTTGGAATCATGCAAACGCATTGCACGGAagtctccctcttctccctcggtCGGTCGGTCGGTCGTCGAAGTAAGTCTGTGACAGTACGTGCCGTTACTGACGAACCACAAGAGATGAAGTTATTGTGAAAGCTATCGTCTGCCTTGTAGACTACTCTCGAGATATTTTAATTTCATCGTGACTTAGTCGAAGAACTCCAGAGCCGATGGAATTACGTTGGTAAAGGACCAGAGCTAATCTGGTTTCGCCTGCAATGCAGTTCTGAGATTGTTGTTTGACGAAGCTTCTAAATGACTTCACAGACTTTGACTTGTGTTACCTGACCACACGCATGCCCAAAAGTCAATCAAATATCGACCCGTAAGTTCCACGTTATTTGCTTGATGTGAAGGCTTATGGTCGACATCCCCTGTGGTACGTTTTCTTTATCGTGGTCTGAGAAGCTTCTAATCAAAATAAGCTTCGTCTTCCCCGGGAAGAGTCAGTCAATTAATAATGGCGTTTGCTGCTAGAATCCAATCAGCGTAGCAGCAGAAAAGAACTCGTGAAACGTCCATTCGAACAGATCCAACCTTTTCCatatcttcatcttcttctttagtGGTGAGACGAGTGGAAGATGAAGTGCGAGAGGCACCCCTTCGAGGCCGGTGTGGGCGTCTGCGCCTCCTGCCTTCGCGAGCGCCTCCTCGCCATCACCGCCCCCGCGCAGGCGGCCTCCTCTCCGGAGCACCCGTCGCCTCTTCCCTTCAAATTCCCCCGCTCCGTCTCCCCCTCCGGTTCTCGGCGGTACTCTTCCGTGGTCTCCGCCCTCTTCGGCTGCCACGGACCCGGCGACCGTGACAGGACGCCCCAGAAATCGAGGTCTTGGCTCTCTGCGCTCCTCCGTGGCCGCCGGAAGAAGAACATGTCGAGCGTGTACTCCCCGGAAGACGCCGCCGCATGGCCGGGCCGGGACCCGGATCCTGAGTTCCGGTACGATGCCAAGTCTCCGTGCCGGTCGTGGCATCGGAAGCGGCAACCGATGAGGGAGCCAACGGGGGAGCACAACCACCGCGACCGCGACGATCTGACAAGGTTCGCCACGTGCTTCAGCCCGCTGATGATCGCGAGCTACTCCCGGCGGCGGTCCCGGATGGAGGAGATCGGGTTCTCCGAGCTAGGCCCGCACCACCGCCGACGTGCGTCCACCGGCGGCCCGTTGCTGTACGCGGATCCGCCGCGGAAGCTGGCCGCATTCGTCACCGTTAGGTAACGGTTTTGCGCCCGTCAACCGTCGCCTTTTACTCCCCGTTGCGTCATTAATTCCGGGAAAAatagaattaaaataaatttcgtGCATCTGCgccagaaaattaaaaaaaaataaatccttGTAATTCTGTGTGAAATTTAGCTCAAATAAAATTTGATGAATTCCTTTGGGAtgcatttcttctcttttgttttgATAATCAGTTTTCTCGCTCTCGCTTGTCAGAAAAGTTCACAGAAAGAAATGCTTATTCCAAAGGTCAATTTCTTTAGTAGTAGCAAAACTAATTAATAAGGTAAAAGAAAAAGCTAAGCACAGACCGAAAGAGAAGTGTTTGACACATTAAAAGGATACCTCACAAACGCCAACTCCACGTGAATGAATACTGTAGAGGTTATCCCGTCTTCTTTCCTGCATTAATCCTTCATCCCAATCCAATTATTTAACTGATTCTAGTTTTAGACTCGAGCAAAGCATCTTCTCGCAAATGTATACACCTAGAACCAGATATAACAAACATAGAGACTAGTTCATGCATATCTCTCTCATCAAAACATCCTTTCCTATGTAGGCTGATGCAGTTTATGAGTTGATAGAAAGCTCAGTAAAATACAACACCTCAATAGCAACCTAAACAATTATGGATGAACTCAACACTTACAACCACCAGACTGGGACTGTGATTGGGATGAATTCGCATTTGATGACCTCAAGTTTACATCCACCATGTCTTCCTGCTTTGCCGAAGAAAGATTCTCCATCCCTGGAAGAGCAGCAGCGATCTTTCGGAAAAGAGCCTGAAGAGACCGAGGCAGATGTTAGTAATCCCTTTGATAGTGAATGAtaggtagatagatagataggttG belongs to Musa acuminata AAA Group cultivar baxijiao chromosome BXJ3-5, Cavendish_Baxijiao_AAA, whole genome shotgun sequence and includes:
- the LOC103973166 gene encoding uncharacterized protein LOC103973166 codes for the protein MKCERHPFEAGVGVCASCLRERLLAITAPAQAASSPEHPSPLPFKFPRSVSPSGSRRYSSVVSALFGCHGPGDRDRTPQKSRSWLSALLRGRRKKNMSSVYSPEDAAAWPGRDPDPEFRYDAKSPCRSWHRKRQPMREPTGEHNHRDRDDLTRFATCFSPLMIASYSRRRSRMEEIGFSELGPHHRRRASTGGPLLYADPPRKLAAFVTVR